TGATATGATAAGCCTTCTTGCTAACTATTCGTCTCCTTATTAGCGTTTCTTTGTGTTATGTGCTCATCTGGCTAGCTATTACCTAATAATTAACACCAACATTTTGTTTGAAATCAAATAGCAACTACATGAAGTATCAGGCAACTGAAAGTTCTTACTTCATTTTCTGTATTTATCAGTGGATTAACTTGTTCGTCATCTTAAGTATTTCTCAGTAAGATAGCTTATTTATGATGCTATTAGTGATTAAATGCGTGTTTTTGCTTTAGTTATCTTGTTGTGTTTATGGGAAAATGAGCAACTGTCTTGTCTTCATTTTGCTGCTTTATTGCCTTGTGTGCAATCTGGTAACTTTCAGGATGTCATTTTGATTGTTGGCATTCCTTCACTGTTTATACTCCATTCTTCAGTCATTCAGCAAGGGGTAAATTTCATATTGCTTGCACAGTAGTTTAGCTGCAAAACATGCTTTCCTGAATTCCAATTCTTTTGCTTTATGCTGCTTATTAGTCATACAAATTTCGACATGTGCGACTTTTGTTATCCATATCTGATTCACAAGGGACCAATGCATTGCAAAGTCTTAGCTTGAACTTGCTGCACATGATACTTCACCTTATCCTCTTTACTGTTGATGTGGAGTCTTTGTTCCTTATAGTAGCCATTTAAAGGGTTGCCAGGTAAATTAAAGTGTTAAGGGGGAGTGTCATGAACTTATGGTGCGCCACATTTGAGGACATGTGGCTATACTTGTTCTGCCGCTACTTCAGGAATTCATTGGAAACTCCCTAACGGACATGTTTGGGTTTGCTTATTGTATAGTTTGATTTTGTTCGTTGCTGAGTTACTTTTTTATGATAACTGAATGAGCTCCTGTGCGTTGTGTACTGACTGCACGGTTTGATATTTCTAGACAGGAGCTTGAGTACTGAAAGCATTGTATCTGTGAATTTGATGTTGCACTGTCAAGAATGATATCGAAGAATGGGCTCACAATACTGTTGGCTAATTGCATAGCATAGCCCTTTCTTTGGAAGTTGCGATATTGCATAGCATAACTCTGTCTCTGATGTTACTGATAATGCTTTAGTGATTTGTCACTTTTTATGTATTCTTCCAATTTTTGCTAATCGCATAGCATagctttctctctttctttggAAGTTACAATATTGCATAGCATAAAACTGTCTCTGATGTTGCTGATAATGCTTGTCACTTCTTTTTTTTATTATTCCAAATTTTATTGTGCCaccttcaaatgaagtgggctTGTTTTGTTGTTGTATGGAGCACCTGATCATGGCAGCTTGTAATGAATTGGGCTTGTTCTGTTACTGGCGTTTGCTGCTGTAGCAGAATCATTCTGGTACTCAGCCTGCCCTGAACATGGGCGTTCGCTTGGACGGCATAGCCTCTGCCGTCATTAGCACCAAAGACTGAAATCCAAAATTTGGGGCTCCACAGAAATTGCAGCTCGGAATATGTTACGGCACCATGGGCCGCTAGTCATACGCAGAACGGTTCAAATTTCAAAATCACAATGTAGCGGGTTCCAGCAAAAGCTTCCAGATTTTACAAGGACTGCCTTTCTGCGTCACATCTGGAAAACAAACATCTGTAGTTGTGAACAAAATGTGTCACTTTCATATCTGGGTGACTGGGTCTATACATGGTCATACTGAATTATAAATATCAATTACAAGCCTGTACTGTCCTCATTTTGTCGACATCATCTATATTCAACATATCACTCAGGTCCCAGGTTCAAAGAAGAAACAAGAACAAATGAAAACGGGAAAAACATCTGATCCTATGCTAACTCTCATGAAACAGAAAAAAACACACTAGAAAATGCTGTTTCACTTGCTTCCATTAACTGGGAGATAAACACCCTCTGCTGCTAACCAAATGTTCTCAGCTCGCTTCTCTTTGACACCACAGACCTGCACCAAGACATGTCTCAACAATATTTATTTGCAACATGGCAGTAAAATGAAATCGTATAGAAATAGAGTAGAATGATCAAGGGCCTCTACAATTGACAATACATGCAAATGACTGTCGAACCTAGTAGGCATCTTTTGATTGTGCAAGAAAATTTTGCAAACAAATAAATATCTCACCTCTTGCTGCCCACCACCAAGGCGATTGTACTTCTTGTTGTGACTATGCAGATAACCTCCAGTATCAATGTGCCTAAGCCTTATTTTTTGATCCCTTTTCCATACTTTTCCGCTTCCTTCAATTTCTAGCCTGTGAATACCCAGAGGAAAAATATGAGCTCCAACACACCTAGATCCATATTACATGTGTAGGTAAATCATACCTCCAGTAGTCACCAGTGTCTGACAGTTCATCCCCACCAAAACAGCTAACCTATACAAATGTTGACATTCAACATTTGCATCAGAACACATTCTTAATATGAGAAAGTAACACAAACAAAACATACCAGACAGAACAAGACATAAAAattgatttcttcaaatgcaAAGCATCGGATGATGCAAGGTATTCATAAAGATAGTCGCGATAAGAAGGTAATTTACTTCACCGTAAGAAAAGTTGAAATATATTCAAAACATCTAAGTAATCATAAGATGATCTAGTTTGCTGAAAGCCCCTAGCTTTCACATTGATTCTGTACATCACTTGatgcgcagctctcctgcgcGTTTGAGAAAAAATTCTGTACATCACTATAATAAGCTGGTCTACAGAGGAACATTTTAATATAATGTTTTATTGGTCAGTTGGAAGCCAGATGACatgctgttttgttacaagagtAAATTATGTGCACAGCATGGCATGCTATATTTTCTAAAATACCAGGCTACCATTTTATGCAGAAGTGAAAACATTACGCAGAAGTAATATAAGTTGAAGTGAACAGTAAAATTGTAAAAATGTTTGAGAACAAGCTATAAAGCCCATAATATACACACAATGCTTTCAGACAAGATTATGTGTAGTAAACAAGGCGTGAAAGTATGTAATACAGCGCATTTCCATCAATTTTCTACACCAAAAGTATGTAATACACGCATTTCCATCAATTTTCTACACCAAAAGTATGTAATACAGCGCATTTCCATCAATTTTCTACACCACAAAGCAGTTGGCTGTTCATTGTTTTATAGAGATTCAAATTGCATATGTGCAAGcatatttgatttttttttgttgaAAATGATACATCACAACAAAATGTTTAACAGCTTTGTTTCAATTGGAATTACAAGAGCTTATATGAAACTATTTTACTATTTCCGTGCACTATTCTATCCTAGTTTATCCAGAAAAGTAGACAACGAGCCAAGTTGTTCCATAGAATCTGGGTAGTACAGGATATAAGCATATCATCTAATATTTAAAGCTTTCCTACTCAATCCTAATCACACATGATTGGCACAACACAAAAGATCACATGACGAACTCAGTACTCACATTCATTTAAGAGGTCTAAAGAAATTAAAGAGAACTACAACTTTATCTTTCAACTAAATAAAGCTTGCAGGATGTACAGAATTTGAATTGTTAATGAATACTGCAACATAAGAGATTGAAATAAACTAACCTCAAGGTTACCGGATAACGGTGAAGCGTGCAAGTGACTATGCAGCCACCTACGTGTCCTCATGTGTTGCAACTTTATGATCCCACCAGTCTCGATGGCATCACCTTGCTTAGACGATGAATCAGGAGTAGGCCTTATGATCTGCATTTAATATGTCCATCACTTTTGAGCTGACTGCTTAAATGGCAATTACATGTGTATCAAATTGTAACTGCTGTACGTATCAGATTTGCAACAGTAATGTTTTTTTCTGCATATGTTTACTTGTTTCATTGAAAAAGTACCTGCCATTATATTTTCAAAGAGATCCTACATTCTTGCTAATCAATACGAATTTAGCTCACTCCTGAAAACTACAGGACAATTTGCAGCCTGAATTCAAACAAACTGATCAGTGTGCTGCACTCTGAACAAGAGAGCACTGATCAATAATTTAATTCAATTGTTCCTTCTGAAATCTGAACTGCACTCAATTCACGACCCTTTGAGTCACTGATCTTTTCATATATTTCCAGTAAGAGTAAACAGGGCATGTCCACTTTATGTGCAGATGAGAGGGAGACGCACCCAGTAGCTATTGGAGTCGTCTCCTTCGGGAAATCCCGTGACGGACTGCTGGCCGCTGCCCGAGCCGTAGGGCACGTCGTGCGAGTGCAGCCGGTGCTTCGTCTTCTCGTGCATCAGCTTGATCACGCTCCCGTACGTCACCTGCAAGCGCCCGCGCAGATCCAGATCACAACCACACCCAAACCCACACAACAAAAAAAGCCGAACCTCTCCGGCAGATCTTAAGATCCGGGACGCGCACCTCGCCGCCCTCCGCCTCCACGGGGGCTGCCGCGCCCGTGTCGACGCCGCCGAAGCCGGCGCCGACCAGGAGGGCCACGGCGAGCGCGAGCAGGGACGCGGCCATCGCGACGGCGAGCGCGCAGCGGGGCCTCAGTGGCGAGGGCGAGGACGGGAAGGAGGCGTCGGCCTTGCCTTTCCTCTTGTCGCCCGGGGCGGGGGCCGGCGGTGCCGTGGCCGCGGGCGGTGACCgcccggcgcgcgcgcgggggggtGTGGCGGGGCGGAGGCAGCTGAGGGATCGTGCGTGGTGTGCCTGCGGCGCGGCCTGCGCTGTGATTTCGCGAGCTCAGGGAGGGGACTCGGGGAGTTCGGGGACTTGGCGGGCCGTTGCTTCCGCGGAGACTGGGGGGGCACCTCGGACCGGGGCTCCACGTGTGGCTGGCGAATGAGGGGAAGCCACGTGTTCTTGAGACGTCATGAGGTGAGGCTGACGCCGTAGGGTGCAAGATGTGCGGTGAAGATTTATTGCGAGTGGATCCGCTCGCACTAGCGGGCTAGAAACTCCTGTGCCATTGGGCTCGAAGACAAACCCATCCAGGCTCGGTCTGTCTTGTGCCACTGGGCTCGCACACCGTTTGCAGGATAAATTGGATTGGGCTGGCctagtttttcttttctgaCACGGGCTGGCCTGGGTAGGTATAGAGACGGCCCGTCGTAGTGTCGCCAAGCCACTTTTTGTTAGCTCGTAGTGTCGCCAAGCCACTTTTTGTTAGCTCGTAGTGTCACCACTATAAAATATATTGTTATCATACTACTTACAATAATTTTTTTCTAATTTTATAAATAAAGAGATATGGTACTACTATAAGATAACAAAAATAACGACAACCTATCGTAGAGGTTGTCTATTTAGTCGTCTCAAAATGGCGCGTCATTGTATAAGACTGCCTATTAGACGGCTTCAATATAGTTACCTTTAAGTTAAGTTAAGAGTAATTACATGTATAATTATGTAAGAGGTGTTGAAACTAGATTTGGCAAGTAGTACATGACGAAAAGGAAAAGCAAAAGCGCTAGGCTTTTGGTACGCAAGCACGGGATCGTGCAAATACCATGGCCACCACAAAGCCCGCATTCACATACCAATACCGTAGCCCGGAGCCGGAGGCACACCgttttgctgctgctgctgctgctgcaggttTCAGCGCAGCAACTGGGCAGACAGGGGCACGCACGGGGCGACACCCCCCAGGACCCAGCACGAGTTCATCGAGATCGCGCAGAGGAGGAGCCAGCCAGCCCGGCGAagcgagagagggagggagagctgCAGTTTGAGAGTCGCAACCAGGCGAGTCGGCGTCTGGGCGACCCTTCACCCGCTTTGGACTTTGGCTACTTGGCAAGTTCTCGTGGGCTCAGATCTGCCTCCGCTTTACTTCCTGTGTGCGGCCTGCGGCGTGCCGGGGCCCGAGATGGGAGATTCATCGAAAGCCACAGAATCTATCGATGTGACACGCACGGGAACAGAATGGCAGGGCAAAAAACAGTGGCATTCCCACGGCGGCTCCGCCGCCAGGaggtgcccggccgcccgggcGTCAGGGGATCACGCTAGCTGCCTCTGCACGAGTTCAAGATCGCGCGGAAAGCAGCGGCACCAGCCGGGCCGCTGCACGGAATCATTCGGGAGCTTGGGGCTTCAGATGAAGCGTCCGATCACTCCGGCGGGTCGACCACCAGGCACCAACAAAACCGAGGGCAGGGCACCACCGGCCTCGGTCGCTTGTTTCCCCCGTACCCATGGGCCACGGATCACAGGCGGGGGCAGGTGGCTGGTCACTGGTGGCGTTCGCATTCGCGGCACGAGGCCCGCCCGGGCCAGAGGGAGTAATTGGCGGTCACGGTCCGGTGGCCTCGCGGTGGGTGTCATGGGTGGTGGTTCGCTCGCTGCCCCGCGCGCGTCATGATGCGATGCGATCGCTGCTTGCTCCGGCGCGACGGGGCCGAGCGGCATGCTGGGGGCGGGGATCTGGTGGTCAGCAGTGAGGCCGGGCCGGGCGCACGTACGTGGACGCCGCGGGAACCAGGAAGccgccggcgcgggcggggcaGGTGCCAGCGGACGCGCGTGCGCGGTGGCGCGGTGGTCCGTGGCTCCGACTCCGTGGTCCTTGGTGCTGACTGCTCCGCCGGGTGCCGGGGCGTTGTGCACAAGTACCATGCATGGAGTAGTTGAGGTTGAGGATTCTCAAACTTGTGGCCGCGTAGTATACTAGTCCCAGAATACTTTCGTTGCTCCTTGTGTTGGAGTACTGCTGTATTCCGTCATTCGAGAGCCAATCGAGACCGTGGAACGACCGGCCGTGTATCATGTGGAATCTGCCGCCTCCATTGCTCCATGGTTTAGGActaatgatgatgatgagtcAGTACAGCTACACAACAAAAGCCCATACCCAATTATATATTACTCACTTGTTACTCTACAGGGCGTAATATGATTTAAAATGGTCCAATAGCATATGTTTGGCCAAAAAGTACTCAAACAATTATATATATTTAGAATACAAAAGTGTGCAAAAGATGCCTTTCACAAAATTTCTTAAACAATACTAAATTTTTGGTTACAGCTAATAATATATATGCAAGAAAAAAATCAATGCACATGCACTTGTAAAAAGGACATTATCATAGAACAAAGCTACAAAAAAAAATCCGACGGAATCTAGGTGCACTTTATCGATCCGCTTGGTATGGGCACCTCTCACCTTCGACTGAGCTAGGTATCGATCGACGAACCGAACGTATTAATATGGTTGGAACGACGAAGGTGCTCACAATCACATGTGGATAACTTTTTCAAATATTCCAAAGATTATTTGCACCATTTTTAAAGTATCGGGTGAAGGAAATATCACTGCCACATTTAAATATAGGTTAGATCATTCACTAAACAGTACTGATATCAATATGGTGGAACCCTCTTTGGTAGGTATAGATGATAGATCTTAGGATCCTTAAACACAACGTGCAGATTTGACGATTCTTAACGAAGAGCATGAATGGAAGTAAAGATGTAAATGGATATCTCAGCTAATTAATTACAATGACATATCATTTTAGTTTATTTCTCCTTCTAAATTATTTACGCAAAATGTTATTCTAACTTATTTTATCAATATTTTGGGTCGATCCAATGacgcaatatatatatatatatataactcgtATCCCTGAACGGAAGCAAGAACCAGACCGGAGCAAGAGAAGGAAAATTTTGGTTTTGTTCTTGATCGACTCTAAATCTAGTGTAGCAGTCAATACGTGAGGGTACGACGCTATCTTCCACAAGTATTTAAAACCTTGATATATACTCCCTCCGGTCAACAACAGTTGTTGACATGAGGACAGAGTAAATGAACACTAAAGAGGTGGTTGGTAGGCTGCATTACCTCTTAACCAGGCTTATGTAGTGCAGTTCATACGTGTTTAGTTGCCTGAGTAAAGGTGTTCGCCAAGCTTATGCTATGCAAAAGCACTTTTCGGGCAGCATAGCTGGAAACGTGATTcaatctcgtttatctcttatgcAGCCTGCACAAGCTATCGCTAGCCGAGGTGAAAGAATCGATTCACCGCGCAGACACTGAAACAATCTCGCGGTGATGCCTAAAGGGATGAACAGGCGCAACTGAAAAATCTAAAAAATCTTTGTAGCAATTAAATTAAATATATCGGAACTTCCAATACTGTGTAGAAAATTCCGACGGATCGGAACTTGTGACACTGGACGGGAACTTCCGATAAAACTAAAGTTTATgcgaaattcaaaattaaacttgaaattgcagaacctgactgaatcaaaagttgcacaATGATACTAGGAGACTCATGCAGatgatctttgcaagcacaacaactcgaATACGTAGATCGAcacaaaacaaactctaggtgaacaagaactaaataaatgcaataagcaTAAGATATAAGATATTTATTCCTGAAGTTCACTTCCACTAAGGAATACAACTctgttgaggagctcacaaagagctgggtcttccactaaccATTTATCTCACTtgatcaaccacaaaggagaattgagtcacttactgtaaaatccacaaaggatagggtaatacaaacttcccgaGGCGCACACACATGAAAAGGCGCTCCACTGGTGACACCAAACCATCTAGAAACAAagttcaagagtaacaaacgcgaATCGAAGGATGAGGATAAAGTGCTCTTGAGATAAACTTAGGTGCCCttttgaaagtgcatttggcccccCTAAGTGAGTTTTAGTGTAGATAacatacaaaattaaggagctaatgagtttatcgatttatcgactggttaaaattcaatgaaataaaaaagagcaagaaaaggACGCCAAATTTGCTTAAGGGCAGTGCTGGACTTGAAAGaagatctttatttattttatattttgaatttgagtatagcaaacaccgtactattaagagggatgcgaGGAGATGACTTGAAGATATCAAAGTGCTTATTTGAGATGTTAACCATCAAGAAGAGATATAAGATCACACACTTTGCATCTAAGTTTCTAATTATTTCagtgtgtgtcggaagttccgaccctatgttggaagttccgacacTTGTAAGAAGTTACTGGTttcttccgacagggggtccttGGCCAGCTGATTTTAAATGGTCAGAAGTTCCGATCCTGTGTCGAAAGTTTCGACAATCACTTAACCAATGCACTAACGGCTAG
The Panicum hallii strain FIL2 chromosome 6, PHallii_v3.1, whole genome shotgun sequence genome window above contains:
- the LOC112896372 gene encoding stromal cell-derived factor 2-like protein is translated as MAASLLALAVALLVGAGFGGVDTGAAAPVEAEGGEVTYGSVIKLMHEKTKHRLHSHDVPYGSGSGQQSVTGFPEGDDSNSYWIIRPTPDSSSKQGDAIETGGIIKLQHMRTRRWLHSHLHASPLSGNLEVSCFGGDELSDTGDYWRLEIEGSGKVWKRDQKIRLRHIDTGGYLHSHNKKYNRLGGGQQEVCGVKEKRAENIWLAAEGVYLPVNGSK